Proteins from a single region of Gasterosteus aculeatus chromosome Y, fGasAcu3.hap1.1, whole genome shotgun sequence:
- the LOC144390763 gene encoding protein FAM169B-like isoform X11, with protein sequence MRLPVMASPMEPMEPARRGRCRPKKEDVKRAAVRSREAMYPVDLPAARDADLTSASEEYLSSLQSRPRQNQWFPLSHSTKVAISAKSVRRLQLFEDDGDGGGVCTLLALHAPDDATRAVALYLHGRWWHVDDVLRTSSDSRAQSLTERVVVFLLSRVVERSRRDEVAFSLHPRTESCKVLWRDGQAVGFYTIKHKGSLCDGGGGSSRGYMLPVLDTVLVRRSWRRRGLGLHMLTDFCASFAAEPFLGVSSPLSPGMVAGQPVCRSFLQKHQERLEHLYEVEAPGGWTQRRNIWLGIKLGRYSLGVGGESTMTSGETSRRGDDSSQKPTACPVNAHPAEGPSVRQIKRCDPSSPSGERSGTACSPAAHAEDPDSGPPTRPPPQRREEEEETQSRAKRGRRT encoded by the exons ATGAG GCTTCCGGTCATGGCTTCGCCGATGGAGCCGATGGAGCCCGCCAGACGGGGGCGCTGCAGGCCGAAGAAAGAAGACGTCAAG CGTGCAGCCGTGCGGTCCAGAGAGGCCATGTACCCCGTGGACCTGCCAGCCGCGAGGGACGCCGACCTGACCTCAGCATCCGAGGAGtacctctcctctctgcagtccAGGCCTCGTCAGAACCAGTGGTTTCCATTGTCGCACTCTACAAAG GTCGCGATATCGGCAAAAAGCGTGAGGCggctgcagctgtttgaggacgacggcgacggcggcggcgtCTGCACGCTGCTGGCTCTGCACGCCCCTGACGATGCGACACGCG CGGTGGCTTTGTACCTGCACGGCAGGTGGTGGCACGTGGACGACGTCTTGCGCACGTCCAGCGACTCCAGA GCGCAGTCGCTGACGGAGAGGGTGGTTGTGTTCCTGCTCAGTCGGGTGGTGGAGAGGTCCCGCCGGGACGAGGTGGCGTTCTCCCTGCACCCCCGCACGGAGAGCTGCAAAGTGCTGTGGAGAGATGGCCAGGCCGTTGGCTTCTacaccatcaaacacaaag GCAGCCTGtgtgacggcggcggcggcagcagccgcGGCTACATGCTGCCCGTCCTGGACACGGTGCtggtgaggaggagctggaggaggagaggcctcgGCCTTCACATGCTGACCGACTTCTGCGCGTCCTTCGCCGCCGAGCCCTTCCTAGGGGTCAGCTCGCCGCTGTCCCCCGGCATGGTGGCCGGTCAGCCAG tgtgcaGGAGCTTTCTGCAGAAGCATCAGGAACGTCTGGAGCATCTGTATGAGGTGGAGGCTCCAGGAGGCTGGACGCAGCGACGCAACATCTGGCTCGGCATCAAGCTAGGCCGCTACTCTTTGG GTGTTGGTGGGGAGAGTACGATGACCTCGGGGGAAACTTCCCGGCGTGGAGATGACTCCTCTCAGAAG CCGACCGCCTGTCCTGTCAACGCCCACCCGGCAGAAGGCCCGTCGGTACGACAAATAAAACGCTGTGATCCGAGCTCCCCGAGCGGCGAGCGCTCAGGAACAGCGTGTAGTCCTGCGGCCCACGCAGAGGATCCAGACTCCGGACCCCCGACCAGGCCTCCACCTCAGcgccgagaggaggaggaggagacgcagaGCAGGGCCAAGCGAGGCAGGAGGACATGA
- the LOC144390763 gene encoding protein FAM169B-like isoform X6, translating into MRLPVMASPMEPMEPARRGRCRPKKEDVKRAAVRSREAMYPVDLPAARDADLTSASEEYLSSLQSRPRQNQWFPLSHSTKVAISAKSVRRLQLFEDDGDGGGVCTLLALHAPDDATRAVALYLHGRWWHVDDVLRTSSDSRVGLISLAAGSRRRSSSQAQSLTERVVVFLLSRVVERSRRDEVAFSLHPRTESCKVLWRDGQAVGFYTIKHKGSLCDGGGGSSRGYMLPVLDTVLVRRSWRRRGLGLHMLTDFCASFAAEPFLGVSSPLSPGMVAVCRSFLQKHQERLEHLYEVEAPGGWTQRRNIWLGIKLGRYSLGVGGESTMTSGETSRRGDDSSQKPTACPVNAHPAEGPSVRQIKRCDPSSPSGERSGTACSPAAHAEDPDSGPPTRPPPQRREEEEETQSRAKRGRRT; encoded by the exons ATGAG GCTTCCGGTCATGGCTTCGCCGATGGAGCCGATGGAGCCCGCCAGACGGGGGCGCTGCAGGCCGAAGAAAGAAGACGTCAAG CGTGCAGCCGTGCGGTCCAGAGAGGCCATGTACCCCGTGGACCTGCCAGCCGCGAGGGACGCCGACCTGACCTCAGCATCCGAGGAGtacctctcctctctgcagtccAGGCCTCGTCAGAACCAGTGGTTTCCATTGTCGCACTCTACAAAG GTCGCGATATCGGCAAAAAGCGTGAGGCggctgcagctgtttgaggacgacggcgacggcggcggcgtCTGCACGCTGCTGGCTCTGCACGCCCCTGACGATGCGACACGCG CGGTGGCTTTGTACCTGCACGGCAGGTGGTGGCACGTGGACGACGTCTTGCGCACGTCCAGCGACTCCAGAGTGGGTTTGATTTCG CTGGCTGCTGGTTCTCGTCGCCGCTCCTCGTCTCAGGCGCAGTCGCTGACGGAGAGGGTGGTTGTGTTCCTGCTCAGTCGGGTGGTGGAGAGGTCCCGCCGGGACGAGGTGGCGTTCTCCCTGCACCCCCGCACGGAGAGCTGCAAAGTGCTGTGGAGAGATGGCCAGGCCGTTGGCTTCTacaccatcaaacacaaag GCAGCCTGtgtgacggcggcggcggcagcagccgcGGCTACATGCTGCCCGTCCTGGACACGGTGCtggtgaggaggagctggaggaggagaggcctcgGCCTTCACATGCTGACCGACTTCTGCGCGTCCTTCGCCGCCGAGCCCTTCCTAGGGGTCAGCTCGCCGCTGTCCCCCGGCATGGTGGCCG tgtgcaGGAGCTTTCTGCAGAAGCATCAGGAACGTCTGGAGCATCTGTATGAGGTGGAGGCTCCAGGAGGCTGGACGCAGCGACGCAACATCTGGCTCGGCATCAAGCTAGGCCGCTACTCTTTGG GTGTTGGTGGGGAGAGTACGATGACCTCGGGGGAAACTTCCCGGCGTGGAGATGACTCCTCTCAGAAG CCGACCGCCTGTCCTGTCAACGCCCACCCGGCAGAAGGCCCGTCGGTACGACAAATAAAACGCTGTGATCCGAGCTCCCCGAGCGGCGAGCGCTCAGGAACAGCGTGTAGTCCTGCGGCCCACGCAGAGGATCCAGACTCCGGACCCCCGACCAGGCCTCCACCTCAGcgccgagaggaggaggaggagacgcagaGCAGGGCCAAGCGAGGCAGGAGGACATGA
- the LOC144390763 gene encoding protein FAM169B-like isoform X2: protein MASPMEPMEPARRGRCRPKKEDVKRAAVRSREAMYPVDLPAARDADLTSASEEYLSSLQSRPRQNQWFPLSHSTKVAISAKSVRRLQLFEDDGDGGGVCTLLALHAPDDATRAVALYLHGRWWHVDDVLRTSSDSRVGLISLAAGSRRRSSSQAQSLTERVVVFLLSRVVERSRRDEVAFSLHPRTESCKVLWRDGQAVGFYTIKHKGSLCDGGGGSSRGYMLPVLDTVLVRRSWRRRGLGLHMLTDFCASFAAEPFLGVSSPLSPGMVAGQPGPFTSFPFFILVFTGGGETLGRKLKRPPVSSLCSVCRSFLQKHQERLEHLYEVEAPGGWTQRRNIWLGIKLGRYSLGVGGESTMTSGETSRRGDDSSQKPTACPVNAHPAEGPSVRQIKRCDPSSPSGERSGTACSPAAHAEDPDSGPPTRPPPQRREEEEETQSRAKRGRRT, encoded by the exons ATGGCTTCGCCGATGGAGCCGATGGAGCCCGCCAGACGGGGGCGCTGCAGGCCGAAGAAAGAAGACGTCAAG CGTGCAGCCGTGCGGTCCAGAGAGGCCATGTACCCCGTGGACCTGCCAGCCGCGAGGGACGCCGACCTGACCTCAGCATCCGAGGAGtacctctcctctctgcagtccAGGCCTCGTCAGAACCAGTGGTTTCCATTGTCGCACTCTACAAAG GTCGCGATATCGGCAAAAAGCGTGAGGCggctgcagctgtttgaggacgacggcgacggcggcggcgtCTGCACGCTGCTGGCTCTGCACGCCCCTGACGATGCGACACGCG CGGTGGCTTTGTACCTGCACGGCAGGTGGTGGCACGTGGACGACGTCTTGCGCACGTCCAGCGACTCCAGAGTGGGTTTGATTTCG CTGGCTGCTGGTTCTCGTCGCCGCTCCTCGTCTCAGGCGCAGTCGCTGACGGAGAGGGTGGTTGTGTTCCTGCTCAGTCGGGTGGTGGAGAGGTCCCGCCGGGACGAGGTGGCGTTCTCCCTGCACCCCCGCACGGAGAGCTGCAAAGTGCTGTGGAGAGATGGCCAGGCCGTTGGCTTCTacaccatcaaacacaaag GCAGCCTGtgtgacggcggcggcggcagcagccgcGGCTACATGCTGCCCGTCCTGGACACGGTGCtggtgaggaggagctggaggaggagaggcctcgGCCTTCACATGCTGACCGACTTCTGCGCGTCCTTCGCCGCCGAGCCCTTCCTAGGGGTCAGCTCGCCGCTGTCCCCCGGCATGGTGGCCGGTCAGCCAGGCCCGTTTACCTCCTTCCCTTTCTTCATTTTGGTCtttaccggggggggggagacgcttGGCCGTAAGCTAAAGCGACCGCCCGTGTCttctctgtgttcagtgtgcaGGAGCTTTCTGCAGAAGCATCAGGAACGTCTGGAGCATCTGTATGAGGTGGAGGCTCCAGGAGGCTGGACGCAGCGACGCAACATCTGGCTCGGCATCAAGCTAGGCCGCTACTCTTTGG GTGTTGGTGGGGAGAGTACGATGACCTCGGGGGAAACTTCCCGGCGTGGAGATGACTCCTCTCAGAAG CCGACCGCCTGTCCTGTCAACGCCCACCCGGCAGAAGGCCCGTCGGTACGACAAATAAAACGCTGTGATCCGAGCTCCCCGAGCGGCGAGCGCTCAGGAACAGCGTGTAGTCCTGCGGCCCACGCAGAGGATCCAGACTCCGGACCCCCGACCAGGCCTCCACCTCAGcgccgagaggaggaggaggagacgcagaGCAGGGCCAAGCGAGGCAGGAGGACATGA
- the LOC144390763 gene encoding protein FAM169B-like isoform X13 translates to MYPVDLPAARDADLTSASEEYLSSLQSRPRQNQWFPLSHSTKVAISAKSVRRLQLFEDDGDGGGVCTLLALHAPDDATRAVALYLHGRWWHVDDVLRTSSDSRAQSLTERVVVFLLSRVVERSRRDEVAFSLHPRTESCKVLWRDGQAVGFYTIKHKGSLCDGGGGSSRGYMLPVLDTVLVRRSWRRRGLGLHMLTDFCASFAAEPFLGVSSPLSPGMVAGQPGPFTSFPFFILVFTGGGETLGRKLKRPPVSSLCSVCRSFLQKHQERLEHLYEVEAPGGWTQRRNIWLGIKLGRYSLGVGGESTMTSGETSRRGDDSSQKPTACPVNAHPAEGPSVRQIKRCDPSSPSGERSGTACSPAAHAEDPDSGPPTRPPPQRREEEEETQSRAKRGRRT, encoded by the exons ATGTACCCCGTGGACCTGCCAGCCGCGAGGGACGCCGACCTGACCTCAGCATCCGAGGAGtacctctcctctctgcagtccAGGCCTCGTCAGAACCAGTGGTTTCCATTGTCGCACTCTACAAAG GTCGCGATATCGGCAAAAAGCGTGAGGCggctgcagctgtttgaggacgacggcgacggcggcggcgtCTGCACGCTGCTGGCTCTGCACGCCCCTGACGATGCGACACGCG CGGTGGCTTTGTACCTGCACGGCAGGTGGTGGCACGTGGACGACGTCTTGCGCACGTCCAGCGACTCCAGA GCGCAGTCGCTGACGGAGAGGGTGGTTGTGTTCCTGCTCAGTCGGGTGGTGGAGAGGTCCCGCCGGGACGAGGTGGCGTTCTCCCTGCACCCCCGCACGGAGAGCTGCAAAGTGCTGTGGAGAGATGGCCAGGCCGTTGGCTTCTacaccatcaaacacaaag GCAGCCTGtgtgacggcggcggcggcagcagccgcGGCTACATGCTGCCCGTCCTGGACACGGTGCtggtgaggaggagctggaggaggagaggcctcgGCCTTCACATGCTGACCGACTTCTGCGCGTCCTTCGCCGCCGAGCCCTTCCTAGGGGTCAGCTCGCCGCTGTCCCCCGGCATGGTGGCCGGTCAGCCAGGCCCGTTTACCTCCTTCCCTTTCTTCATTTTGGTCtttaccggggggggggagacgcttGGCCGTAAGCTAAAGCGACCGCCCGTGTCttctctgtgttcagtgtgcaGGAGCTTTCTGCAGAAGCATCAGGAACGTCTGGAGCATCTGTATGAGGTGGAGGCTCCAGGAGGCTGGACGCAGCGACGCAACATCTGGCTCGGCATCAAGCTAGGCCGCTACTCTTTGG GTGTTGGTGGGGAGAGTACGATGACCTCGGGGGAAACTTCCCGGCGTGGAGATGACTCCTCTCAGAAG CCGACCGCCTGTCCTGTCAACGCCCACCCGGCAGAAGGCCCGTCGGTACGACAAATAAAACGCTGTGATCCGAGCTCCCCGAGCGGCGAGCGCTCAGGAACAGCGTGTAGTCCTGCGGCCCACGCAGAGGATCCAGACTCCGGACCCCCGACCAGGCCTCCACCTCAGcgccgagaggaggaggaggagacgcagaGCAGGGCCAAGCGAGGCAGGAGGACATGA
- the LOC144390763 gene encoding protein FAM169B-like isoform X16, with translation MYPVDLPAARDADLTSASEEYLSSLQSRPRQNQWFPLSHSTKVAISAKSVRRLQLFEDDGDGGGVCTLLALHAPDDATRAVALYLHGRWWHVDDVLRTSSDSRAQSLTERVVVFLLSRVVERSRRDEVAFSLHPRTESCKVLWRDGQAVGFYTIKHKGSLCDGGGGSSRGYMLPVLDTVLVRRSWRRRGLGLHMLTDFCASFAAEPFLGVSSPLSPGMVAGQPVCRSFLQKHQERLEHLYEVEAPGGWTQRRNIWLGIKLGRYSLGVGGESTMTSGETSRRGDDSSQKPTACPVNAHPAEGPSVRQIKRCDPSSPSGERSGTACSPAAHAEDPDSGPPTRPPPQRREEEEETQSRAKRGRRT, from the exons ATGTACCCCGTGGACCTGCCAGCCGCGAGGGACGCCGACCTGACCTCAGCATCCGAGGAGtacctctcctctctgcagtccAGGCCTCGTCAGAACCAGTGGTTTCCATTGTCGCACTCTACAAAG GTCGCGATATCGGCAAAAAGCGTGAGGCggctgcagctgtttgaggacgacggcgacggcggcggcgtCTGCACGCTGCTGGCTCTGCACGCCCCTGACGATGCGACACGCG CGGTGGCTTTGTACCTGCACGGCAGGTGGTGGCACGTGGACGACGTCTTGCGCACGTCCAGCGACTCCAGA GCGCAGTCGCTGACGGAGAGGGTGGTTGTGTTCCTGCTCAGTCGGGTGGTGGAGAGGTCCCGCCGGGACGAGGTGGCGTTCTCCCTGCACCCCCGCACGGAGAGCTGCAAAGTGCTGTGGAGAGATGGCCAGGCCGTTGGCTTCTacaccatcaaacacaaag GCAGCCTGtgtgacggcggcggcggcagcagccgcGGCTACATGCTGCCCGTCCTGGACACGGTGCtggtgaggaggagctggaggaggagaggcctcgGCCTTCACATGCTGACCGACTTCTGCGCGTCCTTCGCCGCCGAGCCCTTCCTAGGGGTCAGCTCGCCGCTGTCCCCCGGCATGGTGGCCGGTCAGCCAG tgtgcaGGAGCTTTCTGCAGAAGCATCAGGAACGTCTGGAGCATCTGTATGAGGTGGAGGCTCCAGGAGGCTGGACGCAGCGACGCAACATCTGGCTCGGCATCAAGCTAGGCCGCTACTCTTTGG GTGTTGGTGGGGAGAGTACGATGACCTCGGGGGAAACTTCCCGGCGTGGAGATGACTCCTCTCAGAAG CCGACCGCCTGTCCTGTCAACGCCCACCCGGCAGAAGGCCCGTCGGTACGACAAATAAAACGCTGTGATCCGAGCTCCCCGAGCGGCGAGCGCTCAGGAACAGCGTGTAGTCCTGCGGCCCACGCAGAGGATCCAGACTCCGGACCCCCGACCAGGCCTCCACCTCAGcgccgagaggaggaggaggagacgcagaGCAGGGCCAAGCGAGGCAGGAGGACATGA
- the LOC144390763 gene encoding protein FAM169B-like isoform X15: protein MYPVDLPAARDADLTSASEEYLSSLQSRPRQNQWFPLSHSTKVAISAKSVRRLQLFEDDGDGGGVCTLLALHAPDDATRAVALYLHGRWWHVDDVLRTSSDSRVGLISAQSLTERVVVFLLSRVVERSRRDEVAFSLHPRTESCKVLWRDGQAVGFYTIKHKGSLCDGGGGSSRGYMLPVLDTVLVRRSWRRRGLGLHMLTDFCASFAAEPFLGVSSPLSPGMVAVCRSFLQKHQERLEHLYEVEAPGGWTQRRNIWLGIKLGRYSLGVGGESTMTSGETSRRGDDSSQKPTACPVNAHPAEGPSVRQIKRCDPSSPSGERSGTACSPAAHAEDPDSGPPTRPPPQRREEEEETQSRAKRGRRT, encoded by the exons ATGTACCCCGTGGACCTGCCAGCCGCGAGGGACGCCGACCTGACCTCAGCATCCGAGGAGtacctctcctctctgcagtccAGGCCTCGTCAGAACCAGTGGTTTCCATTGTCGCACTCTACAAAG GTCGCGATATCGGCAAAAAGCGTGAGGCggctgcagctgtttgaggacgacggcgacggcggcggcgtCTGCACGCTGCTGGCTCTGCACGCCCCTGACGATGCGACACGCG CGGTGGCTTTGTACCTGCACGGCAGGTGGTGGCACGTGGACGACGTCTTGCGCACGTCCAGCGACTCCAGAGTGGGTTTGATTTCG GCGCAGTCGCTGACGGAGAGGGTGGTTGTGTTCCTGCTCAGTCGGGTGGTGGAGAGGTCCCGCCGGGACGAGGTGGCGTTCTCCCTGCACCCCCGCACGGAGAGCTGCAAAGTGCTGTGGAGAGATGGCCAGGCCGTTGGCTTCTacaccatcaaacacaaag GCAGCCTGtgtgacggcggcggcggcagcagccgcGGCTACATGCTGCCCGTCCTGGACACGGTGCtggtgaggaggagctggaggaggagaggcctcgGCCTTCACATGCTGACCGACTTCTGCGCGTCCTTCGCCGCCGAGCCCTTCCTAGGGGTCAGCTCGCCGCTGTCCCCCGGCATGGTGGCCG tgtgcaGGAGCTTTCTGCAGAAGCATCAGGAACGTCTGGAGCATCTGTATGAGGTGGAGGCTCCAGGAGGCTGGACGCAGCGACGCAACATCTGGCTCGGCATCAAGCTAGGCCGCTACTCTTTGG GTGTTGGTGGGGAGAGTACGATGACCTCGGGGGAAACTTCCCGGCGTGGAGATGACTCCTCTCAGAAG CCGACCGCCTGTCCTGTCAACGCCCACCCGGCAGAAGGCCCGTCGGTACGACAAATAAAACGCTGTGATCCGAGCTCCCCGAGCGGCGAGCGCTCAGGAACAGCGTGTAGTCCTGCGGCCCACGCAGAGGATCCAGACTCCGGACCCCCGACCAGGCCTCCACCTCAGcgccgagaggaggaggaggagacgcagaGCAGGGCCAAGCGAGGCAGGAGGACATGA
- the LOC144390763 gene encoding protein FAM169B-like isoform X10, which produces MYPVDLPAARDADLTSASEEYLSSLQSRPRQNQWFPLSHSTKVAISAKSVRRLQLFEDDGDGGGVCTLLALHAPDDATRAVALYLHGRWWHVDDVLRTSSDSRVGLISAQSLTERVVVFLLSRVVERSRRDEVAFSLHPRTESCKVLWRDGQAVGFYTIKHKGSLCDGGGGSSRGYMLPVLDTVLVRRSWRRRGLGLHMLTDFCASFAAEPFLGVSSPLSPGMVAGQPGPFTSFPFFILVFTGGGETLGRKLKRPPVSSLCSVCRSFLQKHQERLEHLYEVEAPGGWTQRRNIWLGIKLGRYSLGVGGESTMTSGETSRRGDDSSQKPTACPVNAHPAEGPSVRQIKRCDPSSPSGERSGTACSPAAHAEDPDSGPPTRPPPQRREEEEETQSRAKRGRRT; this is translated from the exons ATGTACCCCGTGGACCTGCCAGCCGCGAGGGACGCCGACCTGACCTCAGCATCCGAGGAGtacctctcctctctgcagtccAGGCCTCGTCAGAACCAGTGGTTTCCATTGTCGCACTCTACAAAG GTCGCGATATCGGCAAAAAGCGTGAGGCggctgcagctgtttgaggacgacggcgacggcggcggcgtCTGCACGCTGCTGGCTCTGCACGCCCCTGACGATGCGACACGCG CGGTGGCTTTGTACCTGCACGGCAGGTGGTGGCACGTGGACGACGTCTTGCGCACGTCCAGCGACTCCAGAGTGGGTTTGATTTCG GCGCAGTCGCTGACGGAGAGGGTGGTTGTGTTCCTGCTCAGTCGGGTGGTGGAGAGGTCCCGCCGGGACGAGGTGGCGTTCTCCCTGCACCCCCGCACGGAGAGCTGCAAAGTGCTGTGGAGAGATGGCCAGGCCGTTGGCTTCTacaccatcaaacacaaag GCAGCCTGtgtgacggcggcggcggcagcagccgcGGCTACATGCTGCCCGTCCTGGACACGGTGCtggtgaggaggagctggaggaggagaggcctcgGCCTTCACATGCTGACCGACTTCTGCGCGTCCTTCGCCGCCGAGCCCTTCCTAGGGGTCAGCTCGCCGCTGTCCCCCGGCATGGTGGCCGGTCAGCCAGGCCCGTTTACCTCCTTCCCTTTCTTCATTTTGGTCtttaccggggggggggagacgcttGGCCGTAAGCTAAAGCGACCGCCCGTGTCttctctgtgttcagtgtgcaGGAGCTTTCTGCAGAAGCATCAGGAACGTCTGGAGCATCTGTATGAGGTGGAGGCTCCAGGAGGCTGGACGCAGCGACGCAACATCTGGCTCGGCATCAAGCTAGGCCGCTACTCTTTGG GTGTTGGTGGGGAGAGTACGATGACCTCGGGGGAAACTTCCCGGCGTGGAGATGACTCCTCTCAGAAG CCGACCGCCTGTCCTGTCAACGCCCACCCGGCAGAAGGCCCGTCGGTACGACAAATAAAACGCTGTGATCCGAGCTCCCCGAGCGGCGAGCGCTCAGGAACAGCGTGTAGTCCTGCGGCCCACGCAGAGGATCCAGACTCCGGACCCCCGACCAGGCCTCCACCTCAGcgccgagaggaggaggaggagacgcagaGCAGGGCCAAGCGAGGCAGGAGGACATGA
- the LOC144390763 gene encoding protein FAM169B-like isoform X14 yields MYPVDLPAARDADLTSASEEYLSSLQSRPRQNQWFPLSHSTKVAISAKSVRRLQLFEDDGDGGGVCTLLALHAPDDATRAVALYLHGRWWHVDDVLRTSSDSRVGLISAQSLTERVVVFLLSRVVERSRRDEVAFSLHPRTESCKVLWRDGQAVGFYTIKHKGSLCDGGGGSSRGYMLPVLDTVLVRRSWRRRGLGLHMLTDFCASFAAEPFLGVSSPLSPGMVAGQPVCRSFLQKHQERLEHLYEVEAPGGWTQRRNIWLGIKLGRYSLGVGGESTMTSGETSRRGDDSSQKPTACPVNAHPAEGPSVRQIKRCDPSSPSGERSGTACSPAAHAEDPDSGPPTRPPPQRREEEEETQSRAKRGRRT; encoded by the exons ATGTACCCCGTGGACCTGCCAGCCGCGAGGGACGCCGACCTGACCTCAGCATCCGAGGAGtacctctcctctctgcagtccAGGCCTCGTCAGAACCAGTGGTTTCCATTGTCGCACTCTACAAAG GTCGCGATATCGGCAAAAAGCGTGAGGCggctgcagctgtttgaggacgacggcgacggcggcggcgtCTGCACGCTGCTGGCTCTGCACGCCCCTGACGATGCGACACGCG CGGTGGCTTTGTACCTGCACGGCAGGTGGTGGCACGTGGACGACGTCTTGCGCACGTCCAGCGACTCCAGAGTGGGTTTGATTTCG GCGCAGTCGCTGACGGAGAGGGTGGTTGTGTTCCTGCTCAGTCGGGTGGTGGAGAGGTCCCGCCGGGACGAGGTGGCGTTCTCCCTGCACCCCCGCACGGAGAGCTGCAAAGTGCTGTGGAGAGATGGCCAGGCCGTTGGCTTCTacaccatcaaacacaaag GCAGCCTGtgtgacggcggcggcggcagcagccgcGGCTACATGCTGCCCGTCCTGGACACGGTGCtggtgaggaggagctggaggaggagaggcctcgGCCTTCACATGCTGACCGACTTCTGCGCGTCCTTCGCCGCCGAGCCCTTCCTAGGGGTCAGCTCGCCGCTGTCCCCCGGCATGGTGGCCGGTCAGCCAG tgtgcaGGAGCTTTCTGCAGAAGCATCAGGAACGTCTGGAGCATCTGTATGAGGTGGAGGCTCCAGGAGGCTGGACGCAGCGACGCAACATCTGGCTCGGCATCAAGCTAGGCCGCTACTCTTTGG GTGTTGGTGGGGAGAGTACGATGACCTCGGGGGAAACTTCCCGGCGTGGAGATGACTCCTCTCAGAAG CCGACCGCCTGTCCTGTCAACGCCCACCCGGCAGAAGGCCCGTCGGTACGACAAATAAAACGCTGTGATCCGAGCTCCCCGAGCGGCGAGCGCTCAGGAACAGCGTGTAGTCCTGCGGCCCACGCAGAGGATCCAGACTCCGGACCCCCGACCAGGCCTCCACCTCAGcgccgagaggaggaggaggagacgcagaGCAGGGCCAAGCGAGGCAGGAGGACATGA
- the LOC144390763 gene encoding protein FAM169B-like isoform X7: MYPVDLPAARDADLTSASEEYLSSLQSRPRQNQWFPLSHSTKVAISAKSVRRLQLFEDDGDGGGVCTLLALHAPDDATRAVALYLHGRWWHVDDVLRTSSDSRVGLISLAAGSRRRSSSQAQSLTERVVVFLLSRVVERSRRDEVAFSLHPRTESCKVLWRDGQAVGFYTIKHKGSLCDGGGGSSRGYMLPVLDTVLVRRSWRRRGLGLHMLTDFCASFAAEPFLGVSSPLSPGMVAGQPGPFTSFPFFILVFTGGGETLGRKLKRPPVSSLCSVCRSFLQKHQERLEHLYEVEAPGGWTQRRNIWLGIKLGRYSLGVGGESTMTSGETSRRGDDSSQKPTACPVNAHPAEGPSVRQIKRCDPSSPSGERSGTACSPAAHAEDPDSGPPTRPPPQRREEEEETQSRAKRGRRT, encoded by the exons ATGTACCCCGTGGACCTGCCAGCCGCGAGGGACGCCGACCTGACCTCAGCATCCGAGGAGtacctctcctctctgcagtccAGGCCTCGTCAGAACCAGTGGTTTCCATTGTCGCACTCTACAAAG GTCGCGATATCGGCAAAAAGCGTGAGGCggctgcagctgtttgaggacgacggcgacggcggcggcgtCTGCACGCTGCTGGCTCTGCACGCCCCTGACGATGCGACACGCG CGGTGGCTTTGTACCTGCACGGCAGGTGGTGGCACGTGGACGACGTCTTGCGCACGTCCAGCGACTCCAGAGTGGGTTTGATTTCG CTGGCTGCTGGTTCTCGTCGCCGCTCCTCGTCTCAGGCGCAGTCGCTGACGGAGAGGGTGGTTGTGTTCCTGCTCAGTCGGGTGGTGGAGAGGTCCCGCCGGGACGAGGTGGCGTTCTCCCTGCACCCCCGCACGGAGAGCTGCAAAGTGCTGTGGAGAGATGGCCAGGCCGTTGGCTTCTacaccatcaaacacaaag GCAGCCTGtgtgacggcggcggcggcagcagccgcGGCTACATGCTGCCCGTCCTGGACACGGTGCtggtgaggaggagctggaggaggagaggcctcgGCCTTCACATGCTGACCGACTTCTGCGCGTCCTTCGCCGCCGAGCCCTTCCTAGGGGTCAGCTCGCCGCTGTCCCCCGGCATGGTGGCCGGTCAGCCAGGCCCGTTTACCTCCTTCCCTTTCTTCATTTTGGTCtttaccggggggggggagacgcttGGCCGTAAGCTAAAGCGACCGCCCGTGTCttctctgtgttcagtgtgcaGGAGCTTTCTGCAGAAGCATCAGGAACGTCTGGAGCATCTGTATGAGGTGGAGGCTCCAGGAGGCTGGACGCAGCGACGCAACATCTGGCTCGGCATCAAGCTAGGCCGCTACTCTTTGG GTGTTGGTGGGGAGAGTACGATGACCTCGGGGGAAACTTCCCGGCGTGGAGATGACTCCTCTCAGAAG CCGACCGCCTGTCCTGTCAACGCCCACCCGGCAGAAGGCCCGTCGGTACGACAAATAAAACGCTGTGATCCGAGCTCCCCGAGCGGCGAGCGCTCAGGAACAGCGTGTAGTCCTGCGGCCCACGCAGAGGATCCAGACTCCGGACCCCCGACCAGGCCTCCACCTCAGcgccgagaggaggaggaggagacgcagaGCAGGGCCAAGCGAGGCAGGAGGACATGA